One region of Bactrocera neohumeralis isolate Rockhampton chromosome 5, APGP_CSIRO_Bneo_wtdbg2-racon-allhic-juicebox.fasta_v2, whole genome shotgun sequence genomic DNA includes:
- the LOC126758929 gene encoding neurogenic locus Notch protein — protein sequence MWLLINNNTFPKSDIFWIKLLTSLLLICGFIGGGNAAGSSCLSVGCKNGGTCITQSNGHSFCNCSSRYVGEYCEHLNPCFTGLLRCQNGGTCQPSYRIDRLGISCICPLGFTESLCEIRVPNACDSSPCRNGGSCNLKTLDDYTCSCMNGYTGEYCETQNLCATSPCHNGGTCTSVAGGNSFKCLCPKGFKGQTCAEDVIECEANPCKHGGTCKNTHGSYQCMCPGGYTGKNCESKYIPCAPSPCQNGGTCRQSNGLMYECKCPPGFRGKHCEENIDDCPGNLCQNGGTCIDGINTYRCTCPPNFTGELCEEDVDECAMRPSVCQNGATCTNTHGNYSCICVNGWEGRDCSDNVDDCVAAACFYGATCIDGVGSFYCRCTPGKTGLLCHLDDACTSNPCHKDAICDTSPINGSYTCSCATGYKGVDCSEDIDECDQGSPCEHNGICVNTPGSFRCNCSQGFTGPRCETNINECESHPCQNEGSCLDDPGTFRCVCMPGFAGTQCEIDIDECQSNPCLNGATCHDMINGFKCSCALGFAGTRCQINIDDCQSQPCRNNGICHDSIAGYTCECPPGYTGTSCQININDCDSNPCHRGKCIDGDNSFKCVCDPGFTGYLCQTQINECESNPCQFGGHCIDRVGSYLCKCLPGTSGKNCEINVNECHSNPCNNGATCIDGINKYTCECVKGFTGLHCEININECASNPCANNGVCMDMVNGYKCECPRGFYDARCLSDVDECASNPCINGGRCEDGINEFICHCPPGYGGKRCEIDIDECSSNPCQHGGICIDQLNSFQCQCMPGYTGYRCETNIDDCLINPCVNGGSCIDLVNGYKCVCKVPFTGRDCESKMDPCSTHRCRNDAKCTPSPNFLDFSCTCKLGYTGRYCDEDIDECALSSPCRNGATCLNVPGTYKCLCAKGYEGRDCAINTDDCASFPCQNGGTCLDGIGDYTCLCVDGFDGKHCETDINECLSLPCQNGATCRQYVNSYTCTCPLGFSGINCQTNDEDCTESSCMNGGTCIDGINSYNCSCLPVFTGSNCQYKINKCDSQPCQNGATCHESGDEYTCHCPHGYTGKQCTEYIDWCSQSPCENGATCSQIKNQYNCKCDAGWTGKLCDVEMVSCEVAAMRKQVGLKQLCNNGTCKEMGNMHLCLCKQGYTGSYCQTDINECEAQPCQNGGTCLDRVGEYKCICPKGFQGQNCELNIDDCSPNPCQNGGTCHDLVQSFSCSCPPGTLGIICEINQEDCVPGACHNNGTCIDRVGGFECACPAGFVGSRCEGDINECLSNPCSNAGTLDCVQLVNNYHCNCKPGYMGRHCEIKVDFCANSPCQNGGICSTKQSGHHCVCQVGFYGKNCEFSGNDCDSNPCQAGNCVVDMIRGYRCECPPGTEGVQCEIDTLDECASNPCLQGAACENLLGDFVCFCPSKWPGKRCEIYDANYPGWASDTSRGPLNKYTKDLEYQREMCIKRGCEQKKGNHKCDQECNTYACNFDGNDCSLGINPWVNCSAKIECWLVFMDGHCNEECNNAACLFDGRDCAKKLQPCNPTYEAYCQKHYADGHCDYGCNNAECNWDGLDCENNLEQPNLADGAISVVMLMDVKTFHEKQVEFLREMGHVLRTTVRVKKDSMGNDMIFTWKGTSHLTDLENSEFGRKHRIISTERNDQTGIQIYLEIDNRKCIDCFNRAAEAAEFLAASAAKYTLSPKFQIYSVRGVQNPGEDVEERPSNVKYVLIGISIVVFAFLGVLVTTQRKRAHGITWFPENFRTTTATAVNHQRRRRDTGQEMRNLNKNPSIACMSNDVNMNSGHMGHAPQWSDDESELPPQKRMRNEHGGYASDHTMVTDYEEADPRVWSQAHLEVADVRSSIMTPPAHQDGKHDVDVRGPCGMTPLMVAAVRGGGLDSGEDIENSDDQTAQVISDLLAQGAELNATMDKTGETSLHLAARYARADAAKRLLDAGADANCQDNTGRTPLHAAVAADAMGVFQILLRNRATNLNARMHDGTTPLILAARLAIEGMVEDLITADADINAADNSGKTALHWAAAVNNTEAVNILLMHHANRDAQDDKDETPLFLAAREGSYEACKALLDNFANREITDHMDRLPRDVASERLHHDIVILLDEHVPRSPQMMAMTPQTMIGSPPPGSQAQIISQPTVISSSKQPAQTTKSKAAKKAKLLEGSPDNLLDGGGSLRRKPGSKKGTGGSVSKKGGQNGLTAAQLLNGLGGGLTAHGQGLEGVDQQQLLDAGLSAVDSPPLSGLTSQPSPYDTSSLYSNAMAAPTHHHNDLLGNSNGAKQPPSYEDCIKNAQTMQSLVQQQQQQQQNNMDLIKMENYVYSRGSPFHQEMISQKANNQQSMNSLCGGGGGGGPGNLGHNGPGNMGNHEQGLSPPYSNQSPPHSVQSSMALSPHAYLGSPSPVKSHPSLPTSPTHMQAMRHATHQKQFGNNVNSLLGGAVNNANSNSTNGPQSNASMNSPQSMSFQSPSSQSLSQQNSPVSVGIVSPTGSDGMMMAPQQTQQQQQQQQQLQQQQQQHQQQQNSKSSAIMQTMQQHQQQLGSLDFGSAGLDLNGFCGSPDSFHSGQMNPPSIQSTMSGSSPATNMLSPSSQHNQAFYQYLTPTSQHSGGLTPQHLVQTLDSYPTPSPESPGHWSSSSPRSTSDWSEGVQSPAGNNLYISGGHQANKGSEAIYI from the exons GCTTTCGTGGCAAGCATTGCGAAGAAAATATCGATGACTGTCCCGGGAATTTATGCCAGAACGGCGGTACTTGCATAGATGGCATTAATACATACCGTTGTACCTGCCCGCCAAATTTTACCGGCGAACTGTGTGAAGAAGATGTGGATGAGTGCGCGATGAG ACCTTCGGTATGTCAGAATGGCGCAACTTGCACCAATACACACGGCAACTATTCCTGCATATGCGTGAACGGCTGGGAGGGTAGAGATTGCAGCGATAATGTGGACGATTGTGTGGCAGCCGCCTGTTTCTACGGCGCCACTTGTATAGATGGTGTGGGATCTTTCTATTGCCGTTGCACACCCGGCAAGACGGGTCTGCTGTGCCACTTGGATGATGCCTGTACGTCGAATCCGTGCCATAAGGATGCCATATGTGACACTAGCCCCATAAATGGTTCTTACACGTGCTCCTGTGCCACCGGTTATAAAGGTGTGGATTGTTCGGAGGATATTGATGAGTGCGATCAGGGTTCACCTTGTGAACATAACGGTATCTGTGTGAATACACCCGGCTCGTTTAGATGTAATTGCTCGCAGGGTTTTACGGGTCCACGTTGTGAGACGAATATAAACGAGTGCGAATCACATCCTTGTCAGAATGAGGGTAGTTGTTTGGATGATCCCGGCACTTTCCGTTGCGTATGTATGCCCGGTTTTGCTGGCACACAGTGCGAAATCGATATTGATGAATGCCAATCGAACCCCTGCTTGAACGGTGCCACCTGCCACGACATGATTAACGGGTTTAAATGTTCCTGTGCGCTCGGGTTTGCGGGCACACGTTGCCAAATCAATATAGATGATTGCCAGTCGCAACCATGTCGTAATAATGGTATATGTCACGATTCCATAGCCGGTTATACGTGTGAGTGTCCGCCTGGTTATACGGGCACATCTTGTCAGATTAACATCAATGATTGTGATTCGAATCCCTGTCATCGTGGTAAGTGTATCGATGGTGATAACTCGTTCAAGTGCGTCTGCGATCCAGGCTTCACCGGTTACCTTTGCCAAACGCAAATCAATGAATGTGAGTCCAATCCTTGTCAGTTTGGTGGACATTGTATCGATCGCGTCGGTTCGTACCTCTGTAAGTGTTTGCCGGGCACATCGGGCAAGAACTGTGAAATCAATGTGAATGAGTGCCACAGCAATCCGTGCAACAATGGTGCCACCTGTATTGACGGCATCAATAAATACACCTGCGAATGTGTGAAGGGATTTACTGGACTCCATTGTGAGATTAACATCAATGAGTGCGCCTCGAATCCTTGCGCCAATAATGGCGTCTGCATGGACATGGTTAACGGCTATAAATGCGAATGTCCACGCGGCTTCTATGATGCGCGCTGTCTGAGTGATGTGGACGAGTGTGCTTCGAACCCGTGCATCAATGGCGGTCGTTGTGAGGATGGCATTAACGAGTTCATCTGCCATTGCCCACCCGGTTATGGTGGCAAACGCTGTGAGATTGATATCGATGAGTGCAGTTCTAATCCATGCCAACATGGCGGCATCTGTATTGACCAACTCAACTCCTTCCAATGTCAGTGTATGCCCGGCTATACGGGATATCGTTGTGAAACAAATATTGACGACTGTTTGATTAATCCGTGTGTAAATGGCGGTTCTTGTATTGATTTGGTGAATGGCTACAAGTGCGTTTGTAAAGTACCGTTCACTGGTAGGGATTGCGAGTCCAAAATGGATCCTTGTTCGACGCACCGCTGTCGTAACGACGCCAAATGCACACCTTCGCCCAACTTTCTGGATTTCTCTTGCACCTGTAAGCTTGGCTATACTGGACGTTATTGTGATGAGGATATCGATGAATGTGCGCTCTCGTCGCCCTGTCGGAATGGTGCGACCTGCTTAAATGTGCCTGGTACTTATAAGTGCCTCTGCGCGAAGGGTTATGAAGGCCGTGACTGTGCCATCAATACCGACGATTGTGCTTCTTTCCCCTGTCAGAATGGCGGCACTTGCTTGGATGGCATAGGCGACTACACATGCCTCTGCGTCGATGGTTTCGACGGCAAACATTGCGAAACCGACATTAATGAATGCTTGAGTTTACCCTGTCAGAATGGTGCTACGTGTCGGCAGTATGTAAACTCCTATACCTGTACATGTCCGCTCGGCTTCTCGGGCATCAATTGTCAAACGAACGATGAGGATTGTACAGAGAGTTCCTGCATGAATGGCGGCACGTGTATTGACGGCATTAACAGCTACAACTGCTCATGTTTACCCGTTTTCACCGGCTCCAATTGTCAGTATAAGATCAATAAGTGCGACTCGCAGCCCTGTCAGAATGGCGCCACGTGTCACGAGAGTGGTGATGAGTACACATGCCATTGCCCACATGGTTACACGGGCAAACAGTGTACGGAATATATAGACTGGTGCTCTCAGTCGCCCTGTGAGAATGGGGCCACTTGCtcacaaatcaaaaaccaataTAATTGCAAGTGTGACGCCGGCTGGACGGGCAAACTTTGTGATGTGGAGATGGTTTCCTGCGAAGTGGCGGCTATGCGTAAGCAAGTGGGTCTGAAACAGCTGTGCAACAACGGAACTTGCAAAGAGATGGGCAATATGCATTTGTGTCTCTGCAAACAAGGCTACACAGGCAGTTACTGTCAAACGGATATCAACGAGTGTGAGGCACAACCTTGTCAAAACGGTGGCACTTGCTTGGATCGTGTGGGCGAGTACAAATGCATTTGTCCAAAGGGTTTCCAAGGACAGAACTGTGAATTGAATATCGATGACTGCTCACCGAATCCATGTCAGAATGGTGGTACTTGCCACGATTTGGTACAATCCTTCAGCTGCTCTTGCCCGCCGGGCACATTGGGTATCATCTGTGAAATTAATCAGGAGGATTGCGTACCAGGTGCCTGCCATAACAACGGCACCTGTATTGATCGTGTTGGTGGTTTTGAGTGCGCATGTCCGGCTGGTTTTGTGGGCTCTCGTTGCGAGGGTGACATCAATGAGTGTCTTTCAAATCCCTGCTCCAATGCGGGTACTTTGGACTGTGTACAGCTGGTGAACAACTATCATTGCAACTGCAAACCTGGTTATATGGGACGTCATTGCGAAATTAAAGTCGACTTTTGCGCCAACTCGCCATGTCAAAATGGCGGCATTTGCTCAACGAAGCAGTCGGGACATCACTGTGTCTGTCAGGTTGGCTTCTACGGCAAGAATTGCGAATTCTCTGGCAATGATTGCGATTCAAACCCCTGTCAAGCCGGTAACTGTGTGGTGGACATGATACGTGGCTATCGTTGCGAGTGTCCGCCCGGCACCGAAGGTGTGCAGTGCGAAATCGACACTTTGGATGAGTGCGCTTCGAATCCGTGTCTACAGGGCGCTGCATGTGAGAACTTACTCGGCGATTTTGTGTGTTTCTGTCCCAGCAAATGGCCAGGCAAACGTTGTGAAATTTATGATGCTAACTACCCCGGCTGGGCTTCGGATACTAGTCGTGGTCCACTTAACAAATACACGAAAGACTTGGAGTACCAACGTGAAATGTGCATCAAGCGTGGTTGTGAACAAAAGAAAGGAAATCATAAATGTGACCAAGAGTGCAACACCTACGCTTGCAACTTCGATGGCAACGACTGTTCGCTGGGCATCAATCCGTGGGTAAATTGCAGCGCCAAGATCGAATGTTGGCTCGTCTTCATGGACGGGCATTGTAATGAGGAGTGTAATAATGCGGCTTGCCTCTTCGATGGTCGCGACTGTGCCAAGAAACTACAACCATGCAATCCCACTTATGAAGCTTACTGCCAGAAACACTACGCTGACGGACACTGCGATTATGGCTGCAACAATGCCGAGTGCAACTGGGATGGTCTGGATTGTGAGAATAATCTCGAGCAACCGAATCTAGCGGATGGCGCCATCTCGGTGGTAATGTTGATGGATGTCAAAACTTTCCATGAGAAACAAGTCGAATTCTTACGTGAGATGGGTCATGTATTGCGCACTACGGTACGCGTCAAAAAGGACTCGATGGGCAATGATATGATCTTCACCTGGAAGGGCACATCGCACTTGACCGACTTGGAGAATTCGGAGTTCGGGCGCAAGCACCGCATAATCTCAACAGAGCGTAACGACCAAACTGGCATACAAATCTATCTGGAAATCGATAATCGCAAGTGCATAGATTGTTTCAACCGCGCCGCCGAAGCAGCTGAATTCCTAGCAGCTTCTGCTGCCAAGTACACGCTCTCACCAAAGTTCCAAATCTATAGCGTGCGTGGCGTACAGAATCCCGGCGAAGATGTTGAGGAACGTCCGAGTAACGTCAAATATGTGCTTATCGGCATCAGTATTGTAGTGTTCGCATTCCTTGGCGTGTTGGTGACTACGCAACGTAAGCGCGCTCATGGCATTACCTGGTTCCCAGAAAATTTCCGTACCACCACCGCCACAGCTGTGAATCATCAACGTCGTCGACGTGACACTGGGCAGGAGATGCGTAATTTGAATAAGAATCCCTCGATCGCCTGCATGAGCAACGATGTCAACATGAATTCTGGTCATATGGGTCACGCGCCACAATGGTCGGACGACGAATCCGAACTGCCACCACAAAAACGCATGCGCAACGAGCATGGCGGTTATGCTAGCGATCATACAATGGTAACCGATTATGAGGAAGCTGATCCACGCGTCTGGTCGCAAGCGCATCTGGAGGTAGCTGATGTACGTTCTTCCATTATGACACCGCCGGCACATCAAGATGGCAAACACGATGTGGATGTGCGTGGACCATGCGGCATGACACCACTTATGGTGGCGGCCGTGCGCGGTGGCGGTTTGGATTCCGGTGAGGACATAGAGAACTCTGACGATCAAACGGCGCAAGTGATTTCCGATTTGTTGGCACAGGGCGCTGAGCTCAACGCCACGATGGACAAAACGGGTGAGACCTCTCTACATTTGGCTGCACGTTATGCGCGCGCCGACGCTGCTAAACGTTTACTGGATGCTGGCGCTGACGCCAATTGTCAAGATAATACTGGACGTACACCACTACATGCCGCTGTGGCTGCCGATGCAATGGGCGTCTTCCAAATATTATTGCGGAATCGCGCCACCAACTTGAACGCACGCATGCATGATGGCACCACGCCGCTGATACTCGCCGCACGCTTAGCCATCGAGGGTATGGTTGAGGACTTAATCACGGCCGATGCGGACATAAATGCTGCTGATAACTCGGGCAAGACAGCGCTGCACTGGGCAGCCGCTGTCAATAATACCGAAGCTGTGAATATACTGCTTATGCACCATGCCAATCGCGACGCACAGGACGACAAAGATGAAACACCACTCTTTCTGGCGGCACGTGAAGGCTCCTATGAGGCCTGCAAAGCGTTGTTGGATAACTTTGCCAATCGCGAGATCACCGATCACATGGATCGTTTGCCACGTGATGTTGCATCCGAGCGTTTACACCACGACATCGTTATACTTTTGGACGAACATGTGCCACGTTCGCCACAAATGATGGCCATGACGCCACAGACAATGATCGGTTCACCGCCACCAGGCAGTCAAGCGCAAATCATCTCACAGCCCACTGTCATTTCATCGTCAAAACAGCcagcacaaacaacaaaatcgaAAGCGGCGAAAAAGGCAAAGCTATTGGAGGGCAGCCCGGACAATTTGCTCGACGGCGGCGGCAGTCTGCGACGCAAACCGGGCTCAAAAAAGGGGACAGGGGGCTCGGTGTCAAAAAAGGGCGGACAAAACGGCCTTACGGCAGCACAACTGCTGAATGGCTTGGGTGGTGGACTGACAGCGCACGGCCAGGGGCTGGAGGGAGTGGATCAACAGCAACTGCTGGATGCCGGTCTCAGTGCAGTGGACTCGCCACCACTGTCGGGCCTAACAAGCCAACCGAGCCCATACGACACGTCGTCCCTGTACTCGAACGCGATGGCGGCGCCAACACATCACCACAACGATCTGCTGGGCAACAGCAACGGCGCGAAACAACCACCCAGTTATGAAGACTGCATAAAA AATGCGCAGACAATGCAAAGTTTggtgcaacaacagcagcagcaacagcaaaataatatggatttaattaaaatggaGAATTATGTGTACTCGCGTGGTTCGCCCTTTCATCAGGAAATGATCAGCCAGAAGGCCAACAACCAGCAAAGCATGAACTCGCTTTGCGGCGGTGGAGGTGGTGGCGGTCCCGGCAATCTCGGTCACAACGGCCCTGGCAATATGGGCAACCACGAGCAGGGGCTGAGTCCGCCCTACTCCAATCAATCGCCGCCACATTCCGTGCAGAGCAGCATGGCGCTCTCGCCGCACGCCTACCTAG GTTCGCCGTCGCCCGTGAAATCGCATCCCAGTCTGCCCACCTCGCCCACACACATGCAGGCCATGCGACATGCCACGCACCAGAAGCAGTTCGGCAATAATGTGAACTCGCTGCTGGGTGGCGCTGTGAACAACGCGAACAGCAATTCGACGAACGGGCCACAGAGCAATGCGTCGATGAACTCGCCGCAAAGCATGAGCTTTCAATCGCCCAGCAGTCAGAGTTTATCGCAACAAAATTCACCGGTGAGTGTGGGCATTGTCTCGCCAACCGGCAGTGATGGCATGATGATGGCGCCacaacaaacacagcaacagcagcagcaacaacaacagctgcagcaacaacaacagcagcatcagcagcaacagAATTCGAAAAGCAGTGCAATAATGCAAACTatgcaacaacaccagcaacagcTTGGCAGCCTCGACTTCGGCTCGGCCGGTTTGGACTTGAACGGCTTTTGCGGTTCACCAG aTTCATTTCACTCCGGCCAAATGAATCCGCCTTCGATACAGAGCACTATGTCGGGCTCCTCGCCCGCCACCAACATGCTCTCGCCATCCTCCCAGCACAATCAGGCCTTCTACCAGTATCTAACGCCGACGAGTCAGCACTCCGGTGGCCTGACGCCGCAACATCTGGTGCAAACGCTCGATAGCTACCCCACGCCCTCACCCGAATCGCCCGGCCATTGGTCGAGCTCATCGCCACGCTCCACATCGGACTGGTCGGAGGGCGTGCAATCGCCAGCGGGCAATAATCTCTACATCTCCGGCGGACATCAGGCCAATAAGGGTTCGGAGGCCATTTACATTTGA